ACATTTTCCTTTTTCCTATACATATTCTTCCCTTGATAGCCAAACCATTTACTTTATTATATTCTCTCAAGCCTTGCCCTCTTTGTGCTTGCAGTTCAATTAAAACATTGATCGAAAGTGAGTTGAGAATTTGAAAGGGAAAATGGAAGAACAAACAGAAATGGTAGGAAGAGCATTTGTGGATCACTACTACAATCTTTTCGACAATGATCGATCATCGATTGGTACTCTGTATCAACCAAGCTCAATGCTCACATTTGAGAGCCAGAAGTTGCAGGGAAGTGAAAATATCTCGGCTAAGCTTAATGCACTGCCTTTTGGACAATGCCGCCATGCGATTAGCACCATTGATTCTCAACCTTCGTCCTTTGCCGGAGGGATCATTGTCTTTGTCAGTGGTAGCATTCAACTTCTTGGAGAGGACCATCCCCTGAGGTTTAGCCAggtgtctctctctctcttccctcCATATATGTAATCAAAGTATATGATTTTATATTTTTTGCGTGTGAGGAAAAATCGCAGGCTTGACTTAAAATGGTCAGTATGACACCTGGTTAGAGTGTCTTTGGGCTAACTTAATTCAATTATATTGTCTTCATAGTTAAGAATCCAAAGAACTTTTAGGCGCATATATATTTGAAACTTGGTTTTCACTCTATCTTATTAATGATGAATTACTTGAAGAAGAAAGACTAAACATGCATCTTGTTTGTTGCATTATTGCAGATGTTTCACTTGATCCCAACTGTGGAAGGAAGCTTCTTTGTGCAGAATGACATATTTCGCCTCAACTATGGGTAGTTTAGCGTTTGTGTGGAGAAAATGTTGATCAAGAGAAACAAAAACAGTGTTTATGAGAGTGGAAATGTCGAAGAGAGAAAATTATTGGTGATGTAATGAGTTGAATATGGTCCTGGCTTAACAAAAGAAATTGGAGCATCACATTATTGATTTGCTAATTGCTTTGTAATACTGGGTAACCTTTATTCAATTTCCAATTACAAGTACTTCAAGTCTAAATAATCAAATTCATACCTTCGTATTGTGACAAATTTGAAGCGTGGAGTAAAACATCACCAACTCAAAGACCATACAATAAATTGATATACTGAGACCTAGAGGTCCAATTTCTTTTGTAGTaaacatctctctctctctctctctcctattTAGTCagggaagaaga
Above is a genomic segment from Lycium barbarum isolate Lr01 chromosome 12, ASM1917538v2, whole genome shotgun sequence containing:
- the LOC132622896 gene encoding nuclear transport factor 2B, whose product is MEEQTEMVGRAFVDHYYNLFDNDRSSIGTLYQPSSMLTFESQKLQGSENISAKLNALPFGQCRHAISTIDSQPSSFAGGIIVFVSGSIQLLGEDHPLRFSQMFHLIPTVEGSFFVQNDIFRLNYG